In a genomic window of Pararge aegeria chromosome 7, ilParAegt1.1, whole genome shotgun sequence:
- the LOC120625312 gene encoding uncharacterized protein LOC120625312 isoform X1 — MHCCVPFCRNSTENVSKTDGISFHAFPDEDSGPLRAQWLRSLGMQGQVPASAAVCSQHFLHEDMRDARGERCLRAGAVPTAVQVCLICLDTDSPMISMSKYNLGEAYVHLTGYSVSSSSVIRLCNEGNLRHILCMECAQRLTHISKFREKSLRARTLLMDLIEKYQMITPLDTAHLRSQRTLDSSQACCTLGSDPCDLHMLDGTSTYAQTDLQLGSCLGLDMPQARESADGDSVDIIRQIALLDKAQFIRQLHQHHSVLRCWVKLTRISLLEDIGSCKTRAMSSSGETSLVSEDKTVPEYALQPSLASDYAAKSYCYDQSQQVSRK; from the exons ATGCATTGTTGTGTTCCTTTTTGTAGAAATAGTACCGAAAATGTCTCTAAAACAGATGGAATCAGTTTCCATGC TTTCCCGGACGAGGACTCTGGTCCCCTGCGAGCCCAGTGGTTACGCAGCCTGGGAATGCAAGGTCAAGTGCCGGCTAGTGCGGCAGTCTGCTCCCAGCACTTCCTGCACGAGGACATGCGAGACGCGCGCGGTGAAAGGTGTCTCCGCGCCGGTGCTGTGCCTACTGCAGTACAG GTTTGCCTGATATGCCTGGACACTGATAGCCCAATGATTTCAATGAGTAAATACAACTTGGGAGAAGCATATGTACACTTAACTGGTTATTCTGTAAGTTCTTCATCAGTTATACGG ttgtgtaaTGAAGGAAACCTGAGGCATATACTTTGTATGGAATGTGCTCAGAGATTGACACACATTAGTAAATTCAGAGAAAAGAGCTTAAGAGCTCGTACCCTGCTGATGGACTTAATTGAGAAATATCAAATG ATAACGCCACTGGACACTGCGCACTTGCGTTCGCAGAGAACGCTGGATTCCAGCCAAGCCTGTTGCACGCTAGGTTCAGACCCATGTGACCTGCACATGCTTGATGGTACGAGTACATATGCGCAGACAGACCTTCAGTTAGGCAGCTGCTTAGGTCTAGACATGCCGCAGGCCCGGGAAAGTGCAGATGGGGATAGCGTAGACATTATCCGCCAAATAGCTTTGCTGGATAAGGCTCAATTCATCAGGCAACTTCATCAGCACCACTCTGTACTGAGATGCTGGGTGAAACTGACTAGAATATCACTTTTGGAAGACATTGGATCTTGTAAG ACTCGCGCGATGTCGTCCTCTGGTGAGACGTCTCTAGTCAGTGAGGACAAGACAGTTCCAG AATATGCCTTGCAACCGAGTCTTGCGTCGGATTATGCAGCAAAGAGTTACTGCTACGACCAGAGCCAGCAGGTTTCACGAAAATGA
- the LOC120625312 gene encoding uncharacterized protein LOC120625312 isoform X2 has translation MHCCVPFCRNSTENVSKTDGISFHAFPDEDSGPLRAQWLRSLGMQGQVPASAAVCSQHFLHEDMRDARGERCLRAGAVPTAVQVCLICLDTDSPMISMSKYNLGEAYVHLTGYSVSSSSVIRLCNEGNLRHILCMECAQRLTHISKFREKSLRARTLLMDLIEKYQMITPLDTAHLRSQRTLDSSQACCTLGSDPCDLHMLDGTSTYAQTDLQLGSCLGLDMPQARESADGDSVDIIRQIALLDKAQFIRQLHQHHSVLRCWVKLTRISLLEDIGSCKTRAMSSSGETSLVSEDKTVPGLVLKENGQVHQGIINITSSSSTMRRR, from the exons ATGCATTGTTGTGTTCCTTTTTGTAGAAATAGTACCGAAAATGTCTCTAAAACAGATGGAATCAGTTTCCATGC TTTCCCGGACGAGGACTCTGGTCCCCTGCGAGCCCAGTGGTTACGCAGCCTGGGAATGCAAGGTCAAGTGCCGGCTAGTGCGGCAGTCTGCTCCCAGCACTTCCTGCACGAGGACATGCGAGACGCGCGCGGTGAAAGGTGTCTCCGCGCCGGTGCTGTGCCTACTGCAGTACAG GTTTGCCTGATATGCCTGGACACTGATAGCCCAATGATTTCAATGAGTAAATACAACTTGGGAGAAGCATATGTACACTTAACTGGTTATTCTGTAAGTTCTTCATCAGTTATACGG ttgtgtaaTGAAGGAAACCTGAGGCATATACTTTGTATGGAATGTGCTCAGAGATTGACACACATTAGTAAATTCAGAGAAAAGAGCTTAAGAGCTCGTACCCTGCTGATGGACTTAATTGAGAAATATCAAATG ATAACGCCACTGGACACTGCGCACTTGCGTTCGCAGAGAACGCTGGATTCCAGCCAAGCCTGTTGCACGCTAGGTTCAGACCCATGTGACCTGCACATGCTTGATGGTACGAGTACATATGCGCAGACAGACCTTCAGTTAGGCAGCTGCTTAGGTCTAGACATGCCGCAGGCCCGGGAAAGTGCAGATGGGGATAGCGTAGACATTATCCGCCAAATAGCTTTGCTGGATAAGGCTCAATTCATCAGGCAACTTCATCAGCACCACTCTGTACTGAGATGCTGGGTGAAACTGACTAGAATATCACTTTTGGAAGACATTGGATCTTGTAAG ACTCGCGCGATGTCGTCCTCTGGTGAGACGTCTCTAGTCAGTGAGGACAAGACAGTTCCAG GTTtggttttaaaagaaaatggacaAGTCCATCAAGGTATCATCAACATCACATCGTcttcttccacaatgagaaggcgttaa
- the LOC120625313 gene encoding uncharacterized protein LOC120625313, translating into MHSCVPFFKNTIENSGKSDRIRFLDFPSKGFLRSAWLLALGMEARVQTHAVVCSRHFLREDLLSKARGGRLLCAGAVPTTIHVCLICLDTDRKMFSMSKYNLEDAYEHLTRHPVS; encoded by the exons ATGCATTCTTGTGtgcctttttttaaaaacactatAGAAAACTCCGGTAAATCAGATAGAATCCGTTTTCTTGA TTTTCCGAGCAAAGGCTTTTTGAGATCTGCATGGCTCCTTGCACTGGGCATGGAAGCCAGAGTTCAGACCCACGCAGTGGTCTGCTCCCGACACTTCCTGCGCGAGGATTTATTGTCCAAAGCGCGTGGCGGAAGGCTCCTTTGCGCCGGCGCCGTTCCTACTACAATTCAT GTTTGCTTAATATGCCTCGACACTGACAGGAAAATGTTTTCAATGAGTAAATACAACTTAGAAGATGCATATGAACACCTAACTAGACATCCTGTAAGTTAA